A region of the Callithrix jacchus isolate 240 chromosome 5, calJac240_pri, whole genome shotgun sequence genome:
TTTAAATGACCATTTTCTGACTATTTAGATGACCATCTCCTTTTAGATAACCATTTATTCTATTCTACTTATACATTTTGGAACTCATTAAGGCTCTGTACTGGGTTATTTTCATCTCTATATCTTCAGTCTTGCCTTTGTTGATCCCATTTTTGTCCATAACCTTTGTATGCCATATGTCTGTTGAATACTACTAAATTTGTAACACCCACCTGTTATTTCCACTGGCTTGTTTTCTGAGTGCCTCAAACTTAAGGTATAAAAAACAGAACTTCTGATCATTATTTCTCCCTCCACATCCCAAATAGCTGTTCTTCCAGGTTTCCCTGTCTTAGCACATGACACTTCCATACACCTGGTTGATCGTTTCAGTAAAAGACAGTCGTCTCCTCTGATGCACCTCTTTCATATCACCCCTACTGCGTGTATACACTTTTCCCCATACCCATTGGCACTGCTCTGGTTTACGATGCCATTGTCTGCAGTGAAGTGAattattgttcttttcttttcttgttttagttttaacatttttatttatttatcaatatataatgtttGTATATATTGATGGGTACATGTGGTATTGTGTTCTATGCATAGATAGTGCAATGATCAAGTCGGGGTATTTAGGTTATCCATTACGTttatcatttatcagttctatgTGTTGGGAATGTCTCCAGTCCTCTCtgctagctattttgaaatatgcaatatattGTTGTTAATAATAGTCACCCTACCCTGCTattgaacattagaacttatttcttttatgatttaaaaaaatttttttaatgtaacagaaTTTATTTGAGCAAATAAAATTCACATGCCCTTAAATTCACCCAAAGTGCACAATTCAGTAGGTTTCAATATATTCATGTTTTGCAATCATCACCAAAATGTAAGTTTAGAACATTTTGATCACCTTTGAAAGAAGCTTCTAAGGCATTAGCAGTCAATCCCCTCTTTCCATAGCTACCCCTCCTAGCCCTAGGCAACCTGTAATCTACTTTCTATTCTGTCTCTGAAGATTTGCCTATCCTGGGCATTTCATATAAACGGAATCATGTAAagtgtggtcttttgtgactggcttctttctttcttttttttttttaatagtactttaggttctggggaacatgtgcagatcatgcaggattgttgcataggtacatacatggcaaggtggtttgctgccatcATCCCCGCATCACCTATGTCTCGTATTTCTCCctacattatccctccccaccttccacaCCCACTGTtgtctctccccagcccctcccaactgactgcagtgtgtgattctcccctccctgtgtccatgtgttctcattgttcaacacctgcctgtgagtgagaacatgtggtgtttggttttctgttctcgtgtcagtttgctgagaataatggttcctagattcatccatgtccctatgaaggacacaaactcattattttttatggctgtgtagtattctatgttgtgtatgtgccacattttctttatcctgtctatcattgatggacatttgtgttggtttgaagtctttgctattgtaaacagtgccgcaatgaacatacttgtgcatgtgtctttataacagaacaatttataactctttgggtatatacccccagtaatgggattgctgggtcaaatgaaatttctatctctaggttcttgaggaatcatcacactgtcttctatgtggttgcactaatttacactcccaccaacagtgtaaaagtgttcctatttctccacatcttctccagcatctgttgtctcctgattttttaatgatcaccattctaactggtatgagatggtatctcaatatggttttgatttgcatttctctaatgaccagtgatgatgagcatttattcatgtttgttggcatcatagatgtcttcttttgtaaagtgtctgctcatatcctttgcccacttttgaatgggttgatttgttttttcttgtaaatctgttttagttctttgtagattctggatattagccctttgtcagatgggtagattgcaaaaactttttcccattctgttggttgccggttcactctaatgattgtttcctttgctgtacagaagctctggagtttaattagatcccatttgtctattttggcttttgttgccattgctttgactggcttctttcacttggcataacaTTTTCAAGGGTTATCATGTTGTAACATATATCAGTACTTCACTACCATATATAGCTAAATAGTATCCCATTCTAAGAATATAACACACTCTTATCAGCTAATAGCTTGGACATTAGTTAATAGCTTGAGTATATATTGCTGTAGGTATATGACATTATttttgggctctctattctgttccattggtccatgtgtctatatttataccagtaccatgctgttctggttgctgaagccttgtagtatagttcaaagttgggtaatgtgatgctttcagcttttttctttttgtttaggattgctttggctatttgggctctgttttggttccgtatgaattgtaaaattgttttcttctaattCCTTGAAGAATGTCCTTGGACATTGGATTGCTTCCActtttgaataatgctgctatgagcatttgTGACACAttattgtgtatacatacacaataatggatttatttatttatcttggatatataccaaggAAGAAAATTGATGGGTAATATGGTGATCTTTTTATGTTTAACCTTTCTGACAAGCTGCCAAACTCTGTTCAAAAGAGGTTTCACTAGCTttatctacccaacaacaatgaATGAGACTTCAAATTTCCTTACATCTTTACCAGCACTTGTTGTCGTCTGcctttttgagtatatatcctTGAAGGGTACTGAAGTTAATGGTGAAGATAAATTGTAAAACctctgtggtttgatttgcaCCTCCGTAATAACTAGTgctgttgaacatcttttcatgtgcttattttatGTGCATTTGCGTATCTTATTTGGAGAAgggtctgttcaaatcctttgctcattttaaattggattattagtcttattattatcaaattttattttagattcaggggtacatgtgcaggtttgttacatggatatattatgtgatgctgaggtttgagatatgaatgatcctgtcacccaggtactgagcaaaGTATCTTCTAGGTAGGTGTTTAGCCCTTCCTCCCTTTGCTCTCCAACCTCTTCAGGagtcctcagtgtctattgttgccaccTTTATGTCCACAGGTACTCAATGTTTAGATCCcacttaaaaatgagaacatgcagtatttggttttctgtccctgcattGATGcactcaggataatggcctccagatgcatccatgttaTTACCACGGAtatgattttgttcctttttgtggctctgtagtatttcatggtgtatatctaccacattttctttatctgatccACCACTGATAGggacctaggttgattccatgccttggCTATTGTGTATAGTGTTGCAATTACCATAtgagtgtatgtgtctttttggcagaatgaattagttttctttggatatattaCTTAGTAACGGGATTTCTAGATTGAagagtagttctgttttaagttgtctgagaaattttcaaactgctttccatggtGGCTGAAATAATCTATTAATATATTTCCATCAACAGTGTCTAAGCATTCCCCTTTCTCTGTAGTCTCgttagcatctgttattttttgactttttagtaatagccattctgactggtgtgagatggtatgtaatcatggttttgatttgcatttctctgacaattGGTGATGtagagcatttttcatgtttgttggttgcacgTATGTCCTCTTTTcagaagtttctgttcatgtcttttgcctactttttaataaagttattattattattattttgcttattgaattaagttccttatagaatctggatattagacctttgtcagatgcatacatTGCAAAaacattctcccattctgtaggttgtcttttctctgtggatagtttcttttgctgtaaagaagctctttagtttaattaggtcccatttatcaattttgtttttgttgcagttgcttttggagtcttcatcataaaatcttgcCAGGGCCTAGGTCCAGGATcatatttcctaggttatctccAGGGatgttttatagtgttaggttttaaatttaagtctttaagtcatcttaagttgatttttatgtaagggagggattcagtttcaatcttctgtatatggctagccagttatcccagcaccatttattgaatagagagttctttccccattgcttatttttgttagttttgtgaatgatcagatggttgtaggtatatGGCATTATttttgggctctctattctgttccattggtccatgtatctatatttttaccagtaccatgctgttctggttgctgaagccttgtagtatagttcaaagttgggtaatgtgatgcttccagcttttttctttttgcttaggattgctttggctatttgggctctgttttggttccatgtgaattgtaaaatagtttttcttctaattccttgaagaatgtcattggtaatttggtaggaatggcattgaatctataaattactttgcacATTATGgttattttgacaatattgactATTTCTATCCATGGGCATgtaattacttttatttgtttgtgtcattattaattttttttccacatttatttCCTGATCATGCTGACTAAACATACTTCAAACACAGCAGAAGGTCAAGAGTCTGTTTTGAAGGTAAAGCCGTTTCTTGCCAACAGTGAACAGTGGTCCACGAAGAGTAACTTAAGCATCATCTTCAAGCTGAGGTTCCAGCTCTGGGCAAACAGCTGCTGTGTGGACCTGGTCCTTCTGGCCTGGATGAGGGCCTCCAAGGAACTACTTGTTCTCATATTTGTGCTTGATGTGTTTCCACAGCTTCCCCTCGTTGATGTGGTCATAGATGGCGTTCGCGCCTCGATCGAAGGTGTGCTCGAAGAACAGGACGCCCACGACGATGGTGAGGGCGAAGGTGGAAGTCCTGGGGAACAGCAGGGAGTACAATTTCCCAGTCAATGTCTGGGCCGCCATGTTTCTTCACccattattaattttctgtgtgcaatgttttgtaattctctttcacctccttggttaactATATTCTGAGGTATTTTATGATTTTGTGGCTACTATGAATGGcgttgtgttcttgatttggttctcagcttgggtgttgttggtatataggaatgctactgacttttgtacattgatttttgtatgctgaaactttgctgaagttatcagtgaattttttttaaatggtagaaTTTAATAGTGAAGCCATTTGGATCTAGGCTTTACTTTGTTGgaaacttttaaattatgaattaacCTCTTGTTATAGCTTTATTCAGATTTGCTATTCCTTCTTTAGTTAGTTTTGGTAGTTTATGTTTTTCTAGAATTTGTTCACTTCTTTTATGTTACGAATTTGTTAGAGTATAATTCTTCATAGTATTCCCATATAGTATTAAATTCCTGTTAGATTTGTAGTAATGgctcctctttcatttttgactttaggaatttgagtcttctctatttttgtttgttgggGCAGCTTACAGTAGCATTTTTACTTGACTCTCAGTTTCAACTTTTATTGCTTTCCAACCATTCTTCATGCGGCACACAGGATGatgttttgaaaatgcaaatcagatcATGCAATTTCCTGCTTAAttatcatgtatttttaattaggATAAAACAAAAGTTTCCTGTCTCAGCTTACAAGATCATAGAAAATCTGACCCTTGACTTGCTTCCAAACTTTATCTTGTGCCAACTTTGTAACTATAATACGTCTGTTGCTCAGTGCACATGGCAATGTCAGTACATTGAGACACTGGGTTGCATGCAGtacagaaagagatttaattgtaGGACTGTTCAATGAGGAGATGGGAAACTTCTTCTATCTTCCTAAGAAGTTTGGGGCAAGGGTTCTTAAAAGTTTTGAAGTGGGCTGACATGTGGATATCATCGATTGGTTAAAGACTGCAGGGTCGAGTCATGAGGCAGGGAGTTAAGAATCTGTGTTCTTATATTAATTCTGTTACTCTGTGAGAGTCTTCAAATTAGTAGCGTCAGCTGTTTCACTGACATTTGGGATCTGGAAAGCATTTTAAGTAATCTTAAACAGAAGCCATATAATCCTAAAGTGGAAATCCCATTTATAGGAACAATGGGGATGCAAATGGTCAGTATCTGGTACTACTTTTGGTTAAAAGTAAGTGGGTCAAATTGCAGCCTGATTAATGCTTAATTATAGCTACATTTCTGTCTGGAATTCTTGTGAACCTGTGAGGATGGATTGAATTTCAGTACATTCAATACGCTTCTGCCAATACTGGCTGCTTTTCTGGTTCTTAAATACGCtgaattctttcttctcattGGGCCCTTGCCTATATTGTTACTTCTATGTGAAATTCCCCCATCCCTCAAACTGGCTGAATTATACTAATAATTTTGGTCTAGTTTAATTATACTACCAAATCCTTTATTTAACTCTATTGTAACTCATTCACAATTTATAATGATATATTGTGGggttattttgtttaatatttactgaattttatGAGAATATGGCTCGTGATACTATTATATAGCAAATTTcaagatattatatattttaggataatttcaatgcatgaaaaatatttgctgataGTTTCTTAATAATATAGATAAACTGATCTCATAAAATAATGCCCTATTTctggtactttaaaaaaatacttgaatatGACCTATATTGCCcaagtaacaaaaacaaagagagagagagagtaatagAAACCAAGACAATTGTTCAGGTCCTTTAACTACTGCCCCTTGTGTCCTTGCTAGTgtaatttacaaattatataccAGTACAAATGTAGGATGTGGCAAGTTTAGgaactttgaaattatttttcacatacattgtttcattttttgaaaaatttctttccattttccacTGACCAAATGATTCATAATGTTATCCCAGAAAAAAATACGTTATACTCTTGCTTCCTGATGCTTAAACGGAAAATTAGAGATAGCATTTTGACATATGAATGAACATAATATAGTTACATAAATTGATATGTCATTTTCTCATACTTACATTTCCATTTACAAATAATGGGTTGGTGATGAAAGTcagttcttaaatatttttgagttttctgCATATTTTAATCTCATAGGTGAGATTCAAGTGTAACAGTCTTCAGTTGGAAGTACATGGTGAAGTGGGCACATGTATGGAAGCATGTTGTCTGTGAAAACACTGAAAGCAGAGAATCCTTCCTATTTGTGTTTATTCCTAGACCTTGTAATTCCAATGGCAGAATTTATTAGCCTTCTGTATTTTCCTGTATTCCTTAAGGAAGAAAATGCAGATTTCCCAGCTTTATTGAAAATAGTTCATCTCCCTAATGTTGAcgacatttaaaaagtattcttaCATAATAGGCATTTCAATATATGTAATCTTGAATCTTTAGAACAACATGCAAAGGaagtattaacatttttattttaatacaaagaACTGAAGACTGGAGAGATTAAGGAATTTGTCCAAGTTTAAGTCAATAAAAAGTAAAGCAAGAGCTAAATATAGGTTTATATTTAAccaaagccctttttttttttaaaagagattgtattttctttattggaCTTTGTAAGTCTGAAAGGCAAGGATGTGATTAGCAGGTGGTGAATTCTAAGAAAGAACCTATCAAtgtgttttctttgtggaaagaaTGGGAACTCTGCTGTGTTTTGTTCTCAGTGTACTTTGAGACATTAGGTTACAAACTCATAAACAATCTGTAACTCATTTTGGTGGAATATGAAAGTTAATTTAGATCTTTTCTTTGAAAGTTTCATTGTAACCAtagataaattatttcatttacctTTGTCTTAATTAAAGGACAAATGAATCTAACTCAAAAACTGTAAGAAAGTAGGGCTAGGaacagtttgtttatttatttatttatttatttatttttagatgaagtctccctgtcacccaggctggagtgcagtggtactatctctgctcactgcaacctccgcttcccaggttcaagcaattcccatgcttcagcctcctgagtagctgggattacaggtacacttgtcaccatccccagctaaattttatattattaatagagatgggtttcaccatgatggccaggctggtcttgaactcctgacctcaagtgattcacccgccttggcttccaaaagttctgggattataggcatgagcctcccaGCTTTAGAAACAGTTTTAAATTGCTTGAGGATGCCTTTGAGTATCAATGCCAGTAAAGCAATGAGGAAGACATTTGTCACTTAGTCTACCCAGGATTTGAACTATTTTCCCCTTGAAAGAGGTTTCTCCTTTTGAGTGGTATAGAGATTATTTCTCTAATAAAAGCTGAGATTGCTAAATATTCACTTTCCCTTGTAGCTCTACTATTACAACCACTTGTGAAAGACTTTGAGATGAAAGAGCCAAAAGAAGTAATAGTGAATTCTTTCTCATCACAGTCACAGTAGATGTGCTTGTAACGTCAAGTGCACAATACAGAATGGGCGTCAAGTCTGGTGGCATTCACAGctgcaataaaattttattcctgGTAGAGAATTTGCAGCACTGAAAGTTGTAATATTTAGTGTTTGGTGGTGAGGGTGATGGTATTCTTACCAGTCCAGGCCTGGTGAGGATAtcaaattaaatacataatatgCTTTACCAgggagaatatttttataatacgGATGGTCCTGACTTATGATGGTTTGActcaaaaattttcaaatttacaaTACGTTTGTCTTGatataaccccattgtaagtGGAGAAACAtctgtataaataaaaaataattgctttctGGACTACATAAATGATTTCTATATATCAAGAGGAAAAACACTAACAGCCCAccagaaaaatgggcaaacaatgtatacatgtaattTTCAGTAGATGAAACCTGAGTAACACATAAGCctattaaaattataacaataatgAAAGTATCTTTCATATCCTTCATATTAGCAAATATTGTATAGTGTCAAGtatctctaaatttttttaacattgtaggAAATGAATTAGTGAAACATCACCCTTGAGAGTATAAATTGTCATAACACAGTTGGAGAGCCATTAATGAATACCTAATAAAACTGAAGGTGGGCACTTCCTACATTCATCGAGTGCATCTACTCTAACTGTGTTTATCCAAGAGGGTCTCAGATATTGCAAAAGGagacatgcacaagaatgttcattgtagGTACTTTTGCAATAGTAATAAATGGAAAGCATCTAGCTATCCATTAGTCTATGAACTGATAAACTGTGGTTCGTCTTCACAATGGAAaactttacataaaataaattaaatcattCTACGTGCATTCAGCATGGATAAATACCCaaacatattgttttatttttaagcaagtTGCAAAAAGTTTGGTGCAAtgcatttatatacacatatgtacgtataatttaaaaacatcccAAACAATAGTATAAGTTGTTTATAGATTCATTTATATCCAGTTAACAACACTCCAATTTCAGAATACCAGCTACttttggggagggaaggagggaatcaTGGGGGAAATATGGATTTATTCTTAAATTGAACAGAGAAGAGattgaagaaatatgaaaaatgttcatatcTGTTTAAATGTGATTGTAGGTGCACAGATGCCTGTTATAGTACTTTTGatgtttaaaacatttcataattGGAAATTAAGGAAAAACTGTTTTAGGTACTTGAGCTAAAATGAATCTGTGATGTTAAACTCATTATCAACATGACCCTAAAGGCCTTCTATTCCTAGACAGTTAGAAACTAAttctgaagttttaatttttatcattattctCAACTTGAAAGagcacatttattatatatatggtgattaaaaatatatttaagtttatcatgtatgaaaataaatatgtaaaggt
Encoded here:
- the LOC100407794 gene encoding cytochrome b-c1 complex subunit 9, which produces MAAQTLTGKLYSLLFPRTSTFALTIVVGVLFFEHTFDRGANAIYDHINEGKLWKHIKHKYENK